GCTGCGCGGAGTGCCATGACCACAAGTTCGATCCTGTCACCGCGAAGGATTTCTATTCGCTGGGCGCTTTCTTCGCGGATGTGCGGCAGTGGGGAGTGTATGCGGACTACGGCTACACCCCGAACCCGGACCTACCGAAGGTGAACAATGACTGGCCCTTCCCGCCGGAGATTCAGGCACGGAATACGGCGCTGGTGAAGCGGATGGGATCGCTGAGGACACAGGCGGCGATGACGCTGGCGGAAACTCCGAAGAATGAAACTTTCGGACCATGGCTTGCCGGTGCGAAGGCGTTTATCGGGGAATTCCCGGATGGCTGGAAGCCGCTGGCGGATGGCGAGGCTTCATCGAAGCTGGAGACCCCGGCGGAAGTGCTGCCGGATCATTCGGTCCTGCTGACTGGTGAGGCGAAGAAGGATGAAGTGGTCACGGTGCGCTTTCCCTTGGGTGGCCAGACATTTTCCGCCATCCGCCTTGAGGCATTGCCCGATGAAAAGAATGCCGGAAAAGTCGGGCGCGGGATGGATGGAAAGTTCTCCGTCACCCCCACCTACGCCATCGGGGAGAAAGTCCTGAAGCTGGCCTATGCCCAGGCGGACCGCAGGACACCGCACAAGTATTCCAACGGCAGCCACGATCCGAAGCTGGAGGCGGAATGGCGCTCCGCCCCCGCGCTGTGGGAGGAACCGCAGGATGCGGCGTCCCATCCACAGACGGCGATTTACCAGCTCGCGGAGCCATTGGTCGCGGGAACGGATGATTTCCTGACCGTCACACTGGCGACCGCGGATCTCGGAAAATTTCGGATCAGCATCACGCCCTTCGGCGATCCCATCCCCGGTGAGCCGCAGGCCATGTCGCCGGAATTTGGCAAGGCGTTGCAGGCTGCGGCTCCCGGATCGGAGGATGAAAAGCTCCTGATTGCCGCATGGGCGCGGGCAACGGCGAAGGACGCCGCATTGCCGGAGGAGTTCCGGAAGCTGCGCGACGAGATCATCGCCTGCCGCGCGGGCTACGCGCACTCCGTCGTCGCGCAGACCCTGCCCGCTGACAAGACTCCGGCGGTCCACCTCCTGCCGCGGGGCGATTGGATGACCCAGGGCGAGGAGGTGCAGCCGGCGGTGCCGGAATTCCTTCCCCATGCCTCCGTGCGGAAAGACGGTGGCCGTCTGAACCGGCTGGACCTGGCGAAGTGGATGGTCGCGGAGGAAAACCCGCTGCCCGCCCGCCACTTCGTGAACCGGCTGTGGAAACAGTTTTTCGGCAAGGGACTTTCCAACGTGCTGGATGACATCGGCAACCAGGGTGAGTGGCCCGCGAATCCGGCGCTGCTTGATTGGCTGGCCTCGGAGTTCCGCGAATCCGATTGGGATGTGAAGCACTTGGTGAAACTCATGGTCATGAGCGGCACCTACCGTCAGGAATCCGGAAAGCGGGCGGACCTTGCGGAACATGATCCCGCGAACCGGCTGCTGGCAGCCCAGTCGCCGCGGCGGCTGGATGCGGAGTTCGTGCGCGACAACATCCTCTCCATCTCCGGCCTGCTCCCGGGTGATTTCGTCGGCGGGCCGAGCGTGAAGCCCTACCAGCCCGCCGGCTACTACGCGAACCTCAACTTCCCCCAGCGCGACTACGCGGCAAGCGCGGGCAGTGACCAATACCGGCGCGGCCTTTACACCCACTGGCAACGGACGTTCATGCACCCGATGATGGCCGGGTTCGACGCGCCAAGCCGTGAGGAATGCTCCGCGGACCGCCTCCAGTCGAACAGTCCCCAGCAGGCGCTGATTCTTCTCAATGATCCTTCGTTCATCGAGGCGGCGCGCGCATTCGCGGCCAGCCTGCTGGAGGAGGCTCCGGCCGCCACCGACGCGGACCGCATCAAGTCCGCGATTCTCCGCACGCTCGGCCGCGAACCCCGCGCGGGAGAGGTGGAGGGACTGGCGAAATTTCTCAACGGCCAGCGCGCCAAGCTGAAAGCCGGGGAGGACAACCCGGAGGAGTTCCTGAAAGTCGGGCAGTGGCAACCCGGCGCGACCTTTGAGCCGGTGGAACTGGCCGCATGGACGCAGACCTGCCGCGTGCTGCTGAACCTGCACGAAACCTTGACCCGCTACTGAGCCATGCACCCATTCGAACGATACCAGCAGGACTGGAGCAGGCGGACCTTCCTCAAGCAGAGCTTCGCCGGGCTGGGAAGCCTCGCGATGTCGAAGCTCATGGGCGCGGAGTCGCTGCCCTTCCTCCAGTCGCAGGGAGGCCTGCACCTGCCTGCAAAGGCAAAGCGCGTGGTGCACCTCTGCATGGCCGGTGGTCCGTCGCACCTGGAGTCATTCGACCCGAAGCCGGTGCTGGACAGGCTGAATGGCCAGCCGTTTCCGGAGTCCTTTACCGCGGGCCAGCAGCTCGCCCAGCTCCAGGGGGCGAAGCTGATCGCCCGCGGGTCTTTCACGAAGTTCAGGAAATGGGGCGCCTGCGGGACGGAAATTTCGGAGTTGTTCCCGCACATCGGCTCCATCGCGGATGACATTTGCGTGGTGCGTTCGATGGTGACGGAGCAGATCAACCATGATCCCGCCCACGCCTTCATGAACAGCGGCTCCATCCTGAAGGGTCGGCCGAGCATGGGTTCATGGTTGCTTTACGGGCTGGGGGCGGAGTCTCAGGACCTGCCCGGCTACGTCGTGATGGTGTCTCGGGGTGTGGAGCCGGACCAGCCGATCTCCGCGCGGCAGTGGAGCGCGGGCTTCCTTCCCAGCAAGTTCCAGGGGGTGCAGTTCCAGAGCAAGGGAAGTGCCGTCCACTACGTGGGGAATCCGGACGGCATCTGCCAGTCAACCCAGCGGCAGGTCATCGACGAGGTGCGGCGGATGAACGGCCTGCTGGACGGGGAGCGCATCGACCCGGAGATCGACACCCGGATTTCGCAATACGAGATGGCTTTCCGGATGCAGGCGTCCGTGCCGGAGCTGACGGACATGAAGAACGAGCCGCAGCACGTTCTGGACATGTACGGAGTGAAGGAACCCGGCGACGGATCATTCGCCAGCAACTGCCTGCTCGCGCGGCGGATGCTGGAGCGGGGCGTGCGTTTCGTGCAGCTCTATCACCGCGGCTGGGATCACCACGGCGGCATTGAGAAAAAGATGCCCGCCACGGCCTTGCTGACCGACCAAGCCTCCGCGGCGCTGGTGAAGGATCTGAAACAGCGCGGGATGCTGGAGGACACGCTGGTCATCTGGGGCGGCGAATTCGGCCGCACGCCAATGGGGCAGGGGAGCGGCCGGGACCACCACATCCGCGCCTTCAGCATCTGGATGGCCGGTGCGGGCATCAAGCCGGGCATCGTCGAAGGTGCGACGGATGATCTGGGTTACAACTCGGAAAAGGACATCGTCCAGGTGCGTGACCTCCACGCCACCATGCTCCACCAGTTCGGCATCGACCACGCGCGCTTCAGCACGAAGTTCCAGGGACTGGACTACAAGCTGACCGGGGTGAAACCCGCCTTCGTGGTGAAGGGCATCCTCGCCTGAATCACGGCAGGATCATAAAAAAGTGGCCGGCGTTCGCCCAGTCCGCCACCTGCAGCGGCACCCAGCGCAGCTCGAACCGCTGGCCCCAGGAATCGCTCACCGCGAGTTCGTTGGTCTTCTCGTTGTAGCCGATGATCATGCAGATGTGGCGGTTGTCTTCCGGCTTCGTCTTGCCCGCGAAGGAGGCGGCATCGGTCGCGATTTCCGTGGCGTAGGCGGTCCAGTCGGTGACGGAGCCTCGCTTCGCG
The nucleotide sequence above comes from Akkermansiaceae bacterium. Encoded proteins:
- a CDS encoding DUF1501 domain-containing protein, yielding MHPFERYQQDWSRRTFLKQSFAGLGSLAMSKLMGAESLPFLQSQGGLHLPAKAKRVVHLCMAGGPSHLESFDPKPVLDRLNGQPFPESFTAGQQLAQLQGAKLIARGSFTKFRKWGACGTEISELFPHIGSIADDICVVRSMVTEQINHDPAHAFMNSGSILKGRPSMGSWLLYGLGAESQDLPGYVVMVSRGVEPDQPISARQWSAGFLPSKFQGVQFQSKGSAVHYVGNPDGICQSTQRQVIDEVRRMNGLLDGERIDPEIDTRISQYEMAFRMQASVPELTDMKNEPQHVLDMYGVKEPGDGSFASNCLLARRMLERGVRFVQLYHRGWDHHGGIEKKMPATALLTDQASAALVKDLKQRGMLEDTLVIWGGEFGRTPMGQGSGRDHHIRAFSIWMAGAGIKPGIVEGATDDLGYNSEKDIVQVRDLHATMLHQFGIDHARFSTKFQGLDYKLTGVKPAFVVKGILA
- a CDS encoding PSD1 domain-containing protein; translated protein: MRDPENPGASKSLSARVLPPIAWALVLTAGGLAGAAEETVTFNSHIRPILSDKCFSCHGFDKTTREAGLRLDTAEGAYAPLEDDSSLHAIVPGDPKASEVWRRITTKDEDDVMPPTDFHKPLSQDEIGLITRWIEQGAKYQEHWSFAPLVKPQVPSTRHTDKVANPVDSFVLANLDSLKIQPSPEADKATLLRRLSLDLTGLPPSPEEVAAFLADTRPEAYAAQVDRLLASPHYGERMAVPWLDVVRFADTVGYHGDQNARVFPYRDYVIDAFNTNKRFDVFTIEQLAGDLLPDATDEQRIATGFLRLNLMTREGGAQPKEYMAKSLGDRVRAVGAAWLGLTTGCAECHDHKFDPVTAKDFYSLGAFFADVRQWGVYADYGYTPNPDLPKVNNDWPFPPEIQARNTALVKRMGSLRTQAAMTLAETPKNETFGPWLAGAKAFIGEFPDGWKPLADGEASSKLETPAEVLPDHSVLLTGEAKKDEVVTVRFPLGGQTFSAIRLEALPDEKNAGKVGRGMDGKFSVTPTYAIGEKVLKLAYAQADRRTPHKYSNGSHDPKLEAEWRSAPALWEEPQDAASHPQTAIYQLAEPLVAGTDDFLTVTLATADLGKFRISITPFGDPIPGEPQAMSPEFGKALQAAAPGSEDEKLLIAAWARATAKDAALPEEFRKLRDEIIACRAGYAHSVVAQTLPADKTPAVHLLPRGDWMTQGEEVQPAVPEFLPHASVRKDGGRLNRLDLAKWMVAEENPLPARHFVNRLWKQFFGKGLSNVLDDIGNQGEWPANPALLDWLASEFRESDWDVKHLVKLMVMSGTYRQESGKRADLAEHDPANRLLAAQSPRRLDAEFVRDNILSISGLLPGDFVGGPSVKPYQPAGYYANLNFPQRDYAASAGSDQYRRGLYTHWQRTFMHPMMAGFDAPSREECSADRLQSNSPQQALILLNDPSFIEAARAFAASLLEEAPAATDADRIKSAILRTLGREPRAGEVEGLAKFLNGQRAKLKAGEDNPEEFLKVGQWQPGATFEPVELAAWTQTCRVLLNLHETLTRY